A single Hippocampus zosterae strain Florida chromosome 1, ASM2543408v3, whole genome shotgun sequence DNA region contains:
- the fermt3b gene encoding fermitin family homolog 3b: protein MAVWDLSITVEDLGTDSPPISLSVTSELHVGGVILKLVEKTQMQRDWSNHALWWEQKQQWLLRTSWTLEKYGIHADARLLFMPQHKPLRLGLPNGVTLRLRACFSNPVFQTVMGVCTLLNIRHPEELSLLRPVEEKKKKKEKNSTEEIFDLTAVPLSSASRPSLYNGTPIHFAGSPQLEAIYKMLSSPQPPPAPEVLAKQYRPASIVDKAHINGRWLDSSRCLMQQGIQENDRLWLRFKYFAFYDIEPKYDVVRLTQLYEQARWAILLEDIDCTEEEMMLFGALQYHISKVSLSETQTMNSASAMDDLESALQSLEVKMEGESSSASEMLDNMTAPELHDYLKIFRPKKLTLKGYKQHWFKFQDTSISYFKSKEDSIGEPIQQINLKGCEVAPDVNMAAQKFLIRLLIPAPEGMNEVYLRCENEEQYARWMAACRLASKGKSLADSSFQSEIRSIRSFLAMQNTSSSSHGNAAVTDESINTLSLVSPRYHKKYKTKQLTPRILDACQNVAQLSLVDAVLRFLQIWQALPDFGLSYVVVRFKGSRKDEVLGIAPNRLIRIDLGVGDVVKTWRYNNMKLWNVNWDIRQVAIEFEGNINIAFSCVTADCKIVHEFIGGYIFMSTRSRDKSDKLNEELFHKLTGGHEAL from the exons ATGGCAGTGTGGGACCTGTCCATCACTGTGGAGGACCTTGGGACTGACAGTCCACCTATCAGCCTCAGTGTGACCTCTGAGCTCCACGTGGGAGGCGTTATCCTCAAGCTGGTGGAGAAGACAC AGATGCAACGTGACTGGTCCAACCATGCACTGTGGTGGGAGCAGAAGCAGCAATGGCTGCTGCGTACATCCTGGACTCTGGAGAAATACGGCATTCATGCCGATGCCCGTTTGCTCTTTATGCCTCAGCATAAACCCTTAAGACTGGGCCTGCCCAACGGCGTCACCCTGAGGCTTCGTGCCTGCTTCTCCAATCCCGTTTTCCAGACTGTGATGGGCGTCTGCACTCTGCTCA ATATCCGTCACCCAGAGGAGCTCTCATTGCTTCGGCcagtagaggagaaaaaaaagaagaaggagaaaaattCGACAGAGGAGATTTTTGACCTGACTGCGGTGCCCCTCTCCTCAG CATCTCGACCCAGTTTGTACAATGGCACGCCCATTCATTTTGCCGGCTCGCCTCAGTTGGAGGCTATTTACAAGATGTTGTCAAGCCCCCAGCCTCCTCCTGCCCCTGAAGTCCTAGCCAAGCAGTACCGGCCAGCCAGCATTGTGGACAAGGCCCACATCAACGGCAG GTGGTTAGATTCGTCCCGCTGTCTCATGCAGCAGGGCATCCAAGAAAATGACCGACTGTGGCTTCGCTTCAAATATTTTGCCTTCTATGATATCGAACCCAAG TATGATGTGGTGCGTCTGACCCAGCTGTATGAACAGGCTCGCTGGGCCATATTGTTGGAGGATATTGACTGCACAGAGGAGGAGATGATGCTGTTTGGAGCTTTACAG TATCACATCAGCAAGGTGTCACTGTCAGAGACTCAGACTATGAACTCGGCCTCAGCCATGGACGACCTTGAGTCTGCACTTCAATCCCTGGAGGTTAAGATGGAGGGCGAGAGCAGCTCTGCCTCCGAAATGCTG GATAACATGACCGCACCAGAACTTCATGATTACTTGAAAATTTTCAG GCCAAAGAAGTTGACTCTGAAAGGATACAAGCAGCACTGGTTCAAATTCCAGGACACCTCTATTTCCTATTTCAAGAGCAAAGAGGACAGCATCGGAGAGCCTATTCAACAGATTAACCTCAAAG GCTGTGAAGTGGCGCCAGATGTCAACATGGCAGCTCAGAAATTCCTCATCAGGCTGCTGATACCTGCTCCTGAGGGGATGAACGAAGTCTATCTCCGCTGTGAAAAT GAGGAGCAGTACGCACGGTGGATGGCTGCATGTCGCCTGGCCTCCAAAGGCAAAAGCCTGGCAGACAGCAGCTTCCAGAGCGAGATACGCAGCATCCGCTCCTTCTTAGCCATGCAAAACACCAGCTCAAGTTCTCATGGCAACGCTGCCGTGACCGACGAAAGCATAAACACACTCAGTTTGGTGTCACCTCGCTACCATAAAAAGTACAAAACCAAACAG ctGACCCCTCGTATTCTGGATGCGTGCCAGAATGTGGCTCAGCTCTCACTGGTGGATGCAGTCTTGCGCTTCCTGCAGATCTGGCAGGCCCTGCCCGACTTTGGCCTCTCATATGTCGTAGTCAG GTTCAAAGGAAGCCGTAAAGACGAGGTACTGGGCATCGCTCCCAACCGTCTAATCCGCATCGACCTGGGTGTGGGCGACGTGGTAAAGACCTGGCGTTACAACAACATGAAGCTGTGGAACGTCAACTGGGACATTCGACAG GTGGCAATAGAGTTTGAGGGGAACATCAACATCGCCTTCAGCTGCGTGACGGCCGACTGCAAAATTGTTCACGAGTTCATCGGGGGCTACATCTTCATGTCGACGCGCAGCCGCGACAAGAGCGACAAGCTCAACGAGGAGCTCTTCCACAAGCTGACTGGAGGACACGAGGCGCTCTAG